One Brassica napus cultivar Da-Ae chromosome C2, Da-Ae, whole genome shotgun sequence DNA window includes the following coding sequences:
- the LOC125575062 gene encoding SMR domain-containing protein At5g58720-like isoform X6, which produces MKHKSQQQKRKKKRSSGGGAAASDGNKKDVEEEERKDVGGESEKVEKQNIDSLMEAFCSVSVEEATAAYREAGGDLNRAADVLSNLVDDDPSTISVASGSSGQETGSTSEYGAGSSSSCGEDLTRERWFKGGKQNRVIAATGMVSSVIAKDYLKKKEFPLAERSYEVCGNGKKAGDREKAEQFLSSMLGDDCELSMAVVRDVLCQCGYDVDMALNVLLDMSSSSTDDSLSGRCSGIGFSDSQPAESSFDIDTSESEPSFWGGYSQRDYSKALMSSADPFATSQGSSADPFATSYGSSDSEPCLPQKVLESLFNIPRSPKHEPKAMNWRNVAKKMQSLGSIDGSSSSGEGSQPNTLVKDDGYHELRKGANDQWNVTKSYYQKAAEAYSKGGRAHAAYLSEKGRAASKLAQRADERASKDIFVARNKGIENVITIDLHGQHVKQAMKLLKMHLLLGSYVPSIQTLRVITGCGSHGFGKSKVKQSVTNLLEREGVRYCEENKGTLLIKLEGCSREFSFLDTESDSE; this is translated from the exons ATGAAGCACAAGAGCCAGCagcagaagaggaagaagaagaggtctTCCGGCGGTGGAGCGGCGGCGTCAGACGGGAACAAAAAAGAcgtggaggaagaagagaggaagGACGTTGGAGGAGAATCAGAAAAAGTCGAAAAGCAAAATATCGATTCGTTGATGGAAGCCTTCTGCTCCGTTTCGGTGGAGGAAGCGACGGCTGCTTATAGAGAAGCGGGAGGAGATCTGAACAGAGCAGCGGACGTTTTGTCGAATCTGGTGGATGATGATCCGTCCACGATCTCGGTCGCGAGCGGGTCCTCGGGTCAGGAGACCGGGTCTACCTCTGAGTACGGGGCTGGGTCAAGCTCGAGCTGCGGGGAGGATTTGACGAGAGAGAGGTGGTTTAAGGGAGGGAAGCAGAATAGAGTTATTGCTGCCACGGGGATGGTGTCTTCTGTGATTGCAAAGGATtacttgaagaagaaagagtttCCTTTGGCTGAAAGGTCTTATGAGGTTTGTGGGAACGGGAAGAAAGCTGGGGATAGAGAGAAAGCTGAACAGTTTCTGAGTTCAATGCTTGGAGATGATTGTGAGCTTAGCATGGCTGTTGTTAGAGATGTCCTCT gtcaATGTGGCTACGATGTTGACATG GCCTTGAATGTCTTGCTTGACATGTCTTCTTCATCAACTGATGATTCTCTAAGTGGTAGATGTTCCGGCATAGGATTCAGCGATAGT CAGCCGGCCGAGTCATCATTTGATATTGATACTTCCGAAAGTGAACCAAGTTTCTGGGGAGGCTATAGTCAAAG GGATTACTCGAAAGCTCTCATGAGTTCTGCAGATCCTTTTGCAACTAGCCAAGGAAGTTCTGCAGATCCTTTTGCTACTAGCTACGGAAGTTCTGATTCTGAGCCTTGTCTTCCTCAAAAGGTGTTGGAGTCTCTGTTCAACATTCCCCGGAGTCCTAAACACGAACCAAAGGCGATGAATTGGAGAAATGTCGCAAAGAAAATGCAATCACTTGGTAGCATTGATGGTTCTTCTTCTAGTGGAGAAGGGTCTCAGCCTAATACTTTAG TGAAGGATGATGGATATCATGAACTTAGAAAAGGTGCAAATGACCAGTGGAATGTGACTAAGTCCTACTATCAAAAA GCTGCAGAAGCATATTCGAAAGGAGGGAGGGCTCATGCGGCTTACCTTTCTGAGAAG GGGAGAGCAGCATCTAAACTAGCTCAACGGGCAGATGAGAGGGCAAGCAAAGATATATTCGTTGCGAG AAACAAGGGCATAGAGAATGTGATAACCATTGATCTGCATGGTCAGCACGTTAAACAAGCAATGAAGCTCTTGAAGATGCATCTCTTACTCGGATCATATGTCCCTT CCATCCAGACACTACGAGTGATCACAGGATGTGGGTCTCATGGGTTTGGGAAGTCAAAAGTGAAACAATCG GTGACAAACCTGCTAGAAAGGGAAGGAGTTAGGTATTGTGAAGAGAACAAAGGGACATTGCTGATCAAGCTTGAGGGATGTAGTAGAGAGTTCAGTTTCTTAGACACAGAGAGTGACTCTGAGTaa
- the LOC125575062 gene encoding SMR domain-containing protein At5g58720-like isoform X2: MKHKSQQQKRKKKRSSGGGAAASDGNKKDVEEEERKDVGGESEKVEKQNIDSLMEAFCSVSVEEATAAYREAGGDLNRAADVLSNLVDDDPSTISVASGSSGQETGSTSEYGAGSSSSCGEDLTRERWFKGGKQNRVIAATGMVSSVIAKDYLKKKEFPLAERSYEVCGNGKKAGDREKAEQFLSSMLGDDCELSMAVVRDVLCQCGYDVDMALNVLLDMSSSSTDDSLSGRCSGIGFSDSPAESSFDIDTSESEPSFWGGYSQRDYSKALMSSADPFATSQGSSADPFATSYGSSDSEPCLPQKVLESLFNIPRSPKHEPKAMNWRNVAKKMQSLGSIDGSSSSGEGSQPNTLVKDDGYHELRKGANDQWNVTKSYYQKVSFTCFHISSNGGRLNKTPSNEFVTWSKAAEAYSKGGRAHAAYLSEKGRAASKLAQRADERASKDIFVARLAVLRHYGSNADTLSPFILLWTKPSLHLYKCRNKGIENVITIDLHGQHVKQAMKLLKMHLLLGSYVPSIQTLRVITGCGSHGFGKSKVKQSVTNLLEREGVRYCEENKGTLLIKLEGCSREFSFLDTESDSE; encoded by the exons ATGAAGCACAAGAGCCAGCagcagaagaggaagaagaagaggtctTCCGGCGGTGGAGCGGCGGCGTCAGACGGGAACAAAAAAGAcgtggaggaagaagagaggaagGACGTTGGAGGAGAATCAGAAAAAGTCGAAAAGCAAAATATCGATTCGTTGATGGAAGCCTTCTGCTCCGTTTCGGTGGAGGAAGCGACGGCTGCTTATAGAGAAGCGGGAGGAGATCTGAACAGAGCAGCGGACGTTTTGTCGAATCTGGTGGATGATGATCCGTCCACGATCTCGGTCGCGAGCGGGTCCTCGGGTCAGGAGACCGGGTCTACCTCTGAGTACGGGGCTGGGTCAAGCTCGAGCTGCGGGGAGGATTTGACGAGAGAGAGGTGGTTTAAGGGAGGGAAGCAGAATAGAGTTATTGCTGCCACGGGGATGGTGTCTTCTGTGATTGCAAAGGATtacttgaagaagaaagagtttCCTTTGGCTGAAAGGTCTTATGAGGTTTGTGGGAACGGGAAGAAAGCTGGGGATAGAGAGAAAGCTGAACAGTTTCTGAGTTCAATGCTTGGAGATGATTGTGAGCTTAGCATGGCTGTTGTTAGAGATGTCCTCT gtcaATGTGGCTACGATGTTGACATG GCCTTGAATGTCTTGCTTGACATGTCTTCTTCATCAACTGATGATTCTCTAAGTGGTAGATGTTCCGGCATAGGATTCAGCGATAGT CCGGCCGAGTCATCATTTGATATTGATACTTCCGAAAGTGAACCAAGTTTCTGGGGAGGCTATAGTCAAAG GGATTACTCGAAAGCTCTCATGAGTTCTGCAGATCCTTTTGCAACTAGCCAAGGAAGTTCTGCAGATCCTTTTGCTACTAGCTACGGAAGTTCTGATTCTGAGCCTTGTCTTCCTCAAAAGGTGTTGGAGTCTCTGTTCAACATTCCCCGGAGTCCTAAACACGAACCAAAGGCGATGAATTGGAGAAATGTCGCAAAGAAAATGCAATCACTTGGTAGCATTGATGGTTCTTCTTCTAGTGGAGAAGGGTCTCAGCCTAATACTTTAG TGAAGGATGATGGATATCATGAACTTAGAAAAGGTGCAAATGACCAGTGGAATGTGACTAAGTCCTACTATCAAAAAGTTAGTTTTACATGTTTCCATATCTCTAGCAATGGTGGACGCCTTAACAAAACACCATCTAATGAATTTGTTACTTGGTCGAAGGCTGCAGAAGCATATTCGAAAGGAGGGAGGGCTCATGCGGCTTACCTTTCTGAGAAG GGGAGAGCAGCATCTAAACTAGCTCAACGGGCAGATGAGAGGGCAAGCAAAGATATATTCGTTGCGAGGTTAGCTGTTTTAAGGCATTATGGGAGTAATGCTGATACGCTTTCACCTTTCATCTTGTTGTGGACTAAGCCATCGTTGCATCTATATAAATGCAGAAACAAGGGCATAGAGAATGTGATAACCATTGATCTGCATGGTCAGCACGTTAAACAAGCAATGAAGCTCTTGAAGATGCATCTCTTACTCGGATCATATGTCCCTT CCATCCAGACACTACGAGTGATCACAGGATGTGGGTCTCATGGGTTTGGGAAGTCAAAAGTGAAACAATCG GTGACAAACCTGCTAGAAAGGGAAGGAGTTAGGTATTGTGAAGAGAACAAAGGGACATTGCTGATCAAGCTTGAGGGATGTAGTAGAGAGTTCAGTTTCTTAGACACAGAGAGTGACTCTGAGTaa